One Onychostoma macrolepis isolate SWU-2019 chromosome 10, ASM1243209v1, whole genome shotgun sequence genomic region harbors:
- the LOC131548444 gene encoding fish-egg lectin-like has product MKVYQSILLLFSCQFLHTLALECTIMSGNLKQIDAGSGSVVGVNNQNEVFVLIDNVFTKISGSLKHFSVGPAGQLGVNSANSIFKYQSGSFVQIPGLLKQVDAGGDQIIAGVNMNDQIYCLNMDANNNWPSSTTPWVNLNGRLKYYSCGPYSCWGVSADSKIWIMRDVSNNACSGSGSFVNIPGLLSMIEVATDGSVFGVNYQGNLYQRIGVTHSNPSGTDWQAMVACPNGHKHVSFDLGVLWVVCVDGSIRKCTL; this is encoded by the exons ATGAAGGTTTATCAGAGCATCCTGCTACTCTTCAGCTGCCAGTTCCTTCACACTCTGg CTTTAGAGTGTACCATAATGAGCGGTAACCTGAAGCAGATAGATGCTGGGTCGGGCTCAGTGGTTGGAGTGAACAATCAAAATGAAGTGTTTGTCCTGATTGATAATGTATTCACAAAGATCAGCGGGTCTTTAAAGCACTTCAGTGTTGGTCCTGCTGGTCAGCTGGGGGTGAATTCAGCAAACAGCATCTTCAAGTATCAGAGTGGTTCCTTCGTTCAGATTCCAG GGCTTCTCAAACAGGTGGATGCTGGAGGTGATCAGATCATTGCAGGTGTCAATATGAATGATCAAATATATTGCTTAAATATGGATGCTAACAACAACTGGCCATCCAGCACTACTCCATGGGTTAATCTTAATGGAAGGCTGAAGTATTACAGCTGTGGCCCATACAGCTGTTGGGGAGTGAGCGCTGATAGCAAAATCTGGATCATGAGG GATGTGTCTAATAATGCCTGTTCTGGGTCCGgcagctttgtgaatattcCTGGACTTCTGTCCATGATTGAAGTAGCAACTGATGGCAGTGTCTTTGGTGTCAACTATCAAGGGAACTTATACCAAAG AATTGGTGTCACTCACTCCAACCCTTCTGGCACAGACTGGCAAGCAATGGTTGCTTGTCCCAACGGCCACAAACACGTCAGCTTTGACCTGGGAGTGCTGTGGGTTGTGTGTGTTGATGGCTCCATCCGTAAATGTACTTTATAG